In Cheilinus undulatus linkage group 14, ASM1832078v1, whole genome shotgun sequence, a genomic segment contains:
- the nt5e gene encoding 5'-nucleotidase, whose amino-acid sequence MEPVRREQSALPLLFLSLLLGFSVSSSAAWDLVLLHTNDVHARIEETSKHSGKCGASSGECFAGVARRATMVKKIRSSESNVLLLDAGDQFQGTVWFNYYEGAEAAHFMNKLQYDAMVFGNHEFDNGVEGLMKPFMEEIRCPVLSANIKTDQTLDPTFGNSYLPFKILTVGGEKVGVVGYTSRETPALSRPGPHLKFEDEVPALQLQVDKLQTLGVNKIIALGHSGFTMDQEIAKKVRGVDVVIGGHTNTFLYSGQAPSSEVPAGPYPFMVKSDDGRHVPVVQAYAFGKYLGYLKVTFDGVGNVVKSTGNPILLDSSIQQDPEFLMDVKEWKKNLANYSSQEVGKTLVFLNGTTEECRFRECNLGNLICDAMLDNNIRSPDSVQWNHVSACILNGGGIRTSIDEQTRNGSITMEDLISVLPFGGTYDLVQLKGSTLRKAFEHSVRRYGQSTGEFLQVSGFHVEFDLSKPPGNRVKSLYILCTKCRVPKYEPVEDETVYKIVLPSYLMKGGDGFSMIRNETLKHNSGDLDITVVSRYIELRKKVYPCVEGRIKIYNSGFGLRGQSAPLVLLVSLGLLWTLFGNL is encoded by the exons ATGGAGCCCGTGCGCCGGGAGCAGAGCGCTCTGCCGctgctcttcctctccctcctcctggGCTTCTCCGTGTCTTCCTCCGCGGCCTGGGACCTGGTTCTCCTCCACACCAACGACGTGCATGCCCGGATAGAGGAGACCAGCAAACACTCGGGGAAATGTGGAGCCAGCAGCGGCGAGTGTTTCGCCGGAGTGGCGCGCAGAGCCACGATGGTCAAAAAGATCCGGAGCTCCGAGAGCAACGTGCTGCTGCTGGACGCCGGAGACCAGTTCCAGGGGACAGTTTGGTTTAATTATTACGAAGGAGCCGAGGCTGCGCACTTCATGAACAAACTCCAGTATGATGCCATG gtttttgggAATCACGAGTTTGACAACGGCGTGGAGGGACTCATGAAGCCGTTCATGGAGGAGATCAGGTGTCCTGTTCTCAGCGCGAACATCAAAACAGATCAAACTCTGGACCCCACATTTGGAAACTCATACCTGCCTTTTAAGATCCTCACAGTGGGCGGGGAGAAAGTGGGCGTGGTCGGGTACACGTCACGGGAAACTCCAGCTCTGTCCAGACCTG GACCTCACCTGAAGTTTGAGGACGAGGTTCCTGCCCTGCAGCTGCAGGTGGACAAACTTCAGACGCTGGGAGTGAATAAGATCATCGCTCTGGGTCACTCAGGGTTCACCATGGATCAGGAGATCGCCAAGAAGGTCAGAGGGGTCGATGTGGTCATCGGAGGACATACCAACACTTTCCTCTACTCAG GACAGGCTCCTTCCTCTGAAGTCCCCGCTGGCCCTTATCCTTTCATGGTGAAATCAGATGATGGGCGCCATGTTCCCGTCGTGCAGGCCTACGCCTTTGGGAAGTACCTGGGATATCTCAAAGTGACCTTTGACGGTGTTGGAAATGTAGTGAAGTCCACAGGAAACCCCATACTACTGGACAGCAGCATCCAGCAAG ATCCAGAATTTCTCATGGACGTCAAAGAGTGGAAGAAGAATCTGGCGAACTACTCGTCCCAGGAAGTGGGAAAGACCCTGGTGTTCCTGAACGGGACCACTGAAGAGTGTCGATTTAGAGAGTGCAACCTGGGAAACCTGATCTGTGATGCCATG CTCGACAACAACATCAGATCCCCGGACAGCGTCCAGTGGAACCACGTCAGCGCCTGCATCTTAAACGGAGGAGGCATCCGCACATCCATAGACGAACAAACGAGAAATG GCTCGATCACCATGGAGGACCTGATCTCCGTCCTACCTTTCGGGGGAACCTACGACCTGGTGCAGCTGAAGGGCTCGACCCTGAGGAAAGCCTTCGAACACTCAGTGAGACGATATGGCCAAAGCACCGGAGAGTTCCTCCAAGTCTCTG GATTTCATGTCGAGTTCGACCTCTCCAAACCTCCAGGGAATCGCGTTAAGAGCCTCTAcatcctttgcacaaaatgccGGGTTCCTAAATACGAACCTGTGGAGGACGAGACGGTCTATAAAATCGTGCTGCCGTCCTACCTGATGAAGGGTGGAGATGGATTCTCCATGATCAGAAACGAGACGCTCAAACACAACAGCG GGGATTTGGACATTACCGTCGTGTCCCGCTACATTGAGCTACGAAAGAAGGTTTATCCGTGTGTTGAAGGACGCATCAAGATCTACAACTCAGGTTTTGGACTACGAGGACAATCCGCTCCACTGGTTTTACTGGTTTCACTTGGACTTTTGTGGACACTGTTTGGTAATCTATGA